The nucleotide sequence GTCGTCTCCTTCGGTCCGGGTGGGTCGGGCATGCTCTTGCACGCTACCCGAGACGGTGGCACTCCCTGTGTTCTGCACCACGACGGGGGTCACCGGCACCGCCACGGATGGCCTACCGACCGGGCGACGGGCAGGACGGCCTGCGCTAGCGTGTCGGCCATGTCTCGCTCCCACTCCGACGCCCTCGACGCGTCCGGCACCGACTCCGGGGGCGCCGTCGCCGCGCCCCGCCGCCGCGTCGGCCTGCTGCCCCGCATCCTCGTCGCGATCGTGGCCGGCGTCCTCGTCGGCCTGGTCGCGCCGACCTGGCTCGTGCAGGCCTTCGCCACCTTCAACGGGCTGTTCTCGAACTTCCTGGGCTTCATCGTCCCGGTGCTGATCCTGGCGCTCGTCGCGCCCGCCATCGGCGACATCGGCCGGGGCGCGGGGAAGCTGCTGGCCCTGACCGGCGGCATCGCCTACGGCTCCACCCTGCTCGGCGGCTTCGGCGCCCTGCTGGTCTGCCTGCTCGTCTTCCCGCTGATCCTCACGCCCGGGTCCTTCGAGGCGATGGCCAACCCCGAGGACGCGCTGCTCGGCCCGCTGTTCGAGGTGCAGATGGACCCGCCCTTCGGCGTGATGACGGCCCTGCTGCTCGCGTTCGTGCTCGGCATCGGCCTGACGATGCTGCCGCGCGGCGCCCTCCACGAGAGCTTCGACCAGCTGCGATCGATCATCGAGCGGGTCGTCATGGGCCTGATCGTGCCGCTGCTGCCCGTCTACATCTTCGGCGTGTTCCTGAACATGACCGCCGCCGGCGAGGTCTTCAAGGTCATCACCACGTTCCTCGGCGTGATCCTGCTGGTCTTCGGCCTCACCGTGGTGCTGCTGCTCGTCCAGTACGTCGTCGCGGGCGCGATCGCGGGGCGCAACCCGTTCACGGCCCTGAAGACGATGCTGCCGGCCTACGCGACGGCCCTGGGCACCTCGTCCTCGGCGGCGACCATCCCGGTGACCCTGCGCCAGACCCTGCTGCTCGGCGTGCGCCGGCCGATCGCCTCGTTCGTCATCCCGCTGTGCGCGACGATCCACCTGGCCGGCTCCACGGTGAAGATCGTCTCGTTCTCCATCGCGGTGCTGTTCCTCTCGGGCCAGTCGATCGACGTCCCGGTGTTCGTGGGCTTCATCTTCATGCTGGGCGTCACCATGGTCGCGGCGCCCGGCGTGCCCGGCGGCGCAATCGTGGCGGCCTCGGGCCTGCTGTCCTCGATGCTCGGCTTCACCGAGCCGCAGGTCGCGCTCATGGTCGCCACATACATCGCCATCGACTCCTTCGGCACCGCCACCAACGTGACCGGCGACGCCGCCATCGCGATGATCGTCGACAAGATCGCCGGAGACCGTCTCATCGAGGACTCCGAGGACGAGGGCCTGGAGCGCCGCGACGACGAGGAGGCCGCCACCGGCGCCGACGCCGGCTGACCCGCCCCGCACACACCACGGCCCCCTCCCTGACAGAAGCTCCGGGAGGGGGCCGTCGTCGGGACGGGCGGTGTCAGCCGCGCAGGTCCCGCTCGGCCTCGGCGCGCACCGCGCGCCGCTGCCCCGGGGAGCGCACGACGACGTCGCTCATCTCCTCGAGCGTCTTGCCCTTGGTCTCGGGGACGAAGGCCGCCACGAAGGCCAGGGACAGCGCCGCCATGACCGCGTACAGACCGTAGGCGAGGGTCAGGCCGATGTCCGCCAACCACGGGAACGTGGTGGAGACGGTGAAGTTCGCCGCCCACTGCGCGGCGGCGGCCACGGCGAGCGCGCCGGCGCGGATGCGGTTCGGGAACATCTCGCCCAGCAGCACCCAGACCAGCGGACCCCAGGTGGCGCCGAAGAACACCACGAAGGCGTTCGCGGCCACCAGCGCCACCGTGGACCACGGCTGCGGCAGGGACACGGACTCGGCGCCGCCGGTCTCCGCGAAGGAGAAGGCCAGTGCCATCAGGCCGAGGCTGACCGCCATGCCGGCGGAGCCGGCGATCAGCATGGGGCGACGGCCGACGCGGTCCACCAGGGCGATCGCGATGAAGGTGACGGCGATGTTCGTGACCGAGGTGATCACGGTGACCGTGAGGGCGTCCGACTCCCCGAAGCCCACCGAGCGCCACAGGGTGGTGGAGTAGTAGAAGATCACGTTGATGCCCACGGCCTGCTGGAAGACGGAGAGCAGGATGCCGATCCACACGATCGGCTGCAGGCCCGCCGCCGGTCCGCGCAGGTCCGCCAATGACTCGCGGTGCTCCGAGTCCAGCGAGCGCCGGATGTCCTCGATCATCAGGTTCACCCGGTCCACGCCGGTGAACTCGTGCAGGACCTCGGCCGCCTCGTCCGTGCGACCACGGGCGACCAGGTAGCGCGGGGACTCCGGCAACTTCAGGGCGAACAGGCCGTACAGCACCGCCGGGACGGCCTCGGCCATGAACATCCAGCGCCAGGCGTCGACACCGAGCCAGAACGGCTGCGCCGCTCCCCCGGCCATCGTCGCGAAGAGCGCGTCCGTGAGCAGCGCGGCGAAGATGCCGAGGACGATCGCCAGCTGCTGGAGCGAGCCGAGGCGACCGCGCACATGGGCCGGGCTGACCTCCGCGATGTACGCCGGAGCGATCACGGACGCGGCGCCCACGCCCAGGCCGCCGACCATGCGCCAGAAGATCAGGTCGACGACGCCGAACGCCAGACCCGAGCCGATGGCGGAGACCAGGAACAGGATCGCGGCGATCACCATCACGGGCACGCGGCCGCGACGGTTGGCGATCGGCCCGGCGAACCAGGCGCCGAGTGCGCAGCCGATCAGCGCCGAGGAGACGGCGAAGCCCGTGAGACCGGCACCGAGGCCGAACTCCCCGGCGAGGGCGTCCACGGCGCCGTTGATGACGGAGGTGTCGAAGCCGAACAGGAAGCCGCCGAGCGCGGCGGCGACCGAGATGCCGACCACCTTGGCGTTGAGGCGAGACGTCGCGGCGCCGCCGGACCGGGTCGCTGTCATGGTGGGTCCTCTCTGGGTGGCGCCCGACGGCCCGCTGCGCGCCGGTGCGTCCGCACAGTGTGTTCTGCGCCTGGGGAGCGTGCAAGTCGCACAGCCCCTCGCGCCGCCCACGGCGAGGCGACGGGGGGTCAGGAGGGGGAACCGTGGTCGCCGTGGTCGCGACCGTGCCCGGGCCCACGCCGGGCAGACGCCGGACGCGCCTCGGGTCACGGCCCGGCCACGGGGCAGAATGAGGGCCATGTTCGTCGTCCTGGGCCCCGCCCCCGCCTCCGTCGGCAGCCCCGGCACCTGGTGGGCCGTGGACGGGGACGCCGCCACTCCCCTGGGCTCCTGCCCCGCCGGGTCCGTGGCGGGACTCGTGGCCGGTCTGCCCGCCCGCCTGGGCGTGGACCCGGGCACGGTCCGCTGGGTGCTCGCCGACGTCGGGACGGAGTACACCGCCTGGCTGGCGGCGGGGGTGCGGGTGGATCGGTGCTGGGACCTGGCCCTCGTCCAGCGGATCCTGCGGCACGCGGCGACGGCGCCGGGCAGCGGGGTGCGTTACACGCCCGTGGCGCAGCTCGAGGTCGCCGACCCGACGGAGCCCGAGCGCCCCGCGCGGGTGCCCGCCGGTCAGGAGTCCTTCTTCGACCTGCCGGACGAGGCCGGCGCCACCCCGGACGTCACCGTGCTCGCGGCCGAGCTGGCCGCGCAGCGGGCGGCCGTCGAGGGCTCGGCCCACCCGCACCGGCTGCGGCTGCTCGCGGCGGCGGAGTCGCAGGGCGCACTCGTGGCCGCGGAGATCCGGGCGGCGGGTCTGCCGTGGGACCGGGGCGTGCACGAGGCGCTCCTCGCCGAGCAGCTCGGCCCCCGGCCTGCACCGGGCGAGCGTCCGGCCCGCCTGCAGGCCCTGGCCGAACGCATCGCCGACGTCCTGGGCTCCCCCGGGCTGAGCCCCGACTCGCAGCCGAGCCTGCTGCGGGCGCTGCAGACGGCGGGCGTGGCCGTGGAGTCCACGCGGCAGTGGGACCTGAAGCACTGGATCGACGCCGGCGGCGCGGAACGCGAGGCGCGGGCCGCGCTGCTCGCGCCGCTGCTGGAGTACAAGGCCCTGGCCCGGCTGTGGACGGCCAACGGCTGGCACTGGCTGGACCAGTGGATCGGCGACGACGGCCGGTTCCACGCCGCCTACCTGGTCGGCGGCGTGGTGACCGGGCGGTGGGCCGCCCACGGCGGTGGGGCCATGCAGGTCCCGGCCGGGGTGCGCGACGCCGTCCGCGCAGACCCCGGGTGGACGCTGACCGTGGCCGACGCCTCCCAGGTGGAGCCGCGCATCCTCGCCGCGATGGCCGCCGACGAGGTGCTGGCCCGTGCCGGGACCACGCCCGACCTGTACCGGGAGGTGGCGGAGCAGGGCCGGGCGGCCGGCACCGCGCTGGCCGACCGCGGGCGCGCGAAGATCGCCCTGCTGGGTGCGATGTACGGCTCGACGACGGGCGACTCCGCGGCGCTCATGCCGCACCTGCGCCGGCTCTACCCCCGAGCGATCGGCCTGCTCGAGCGGGCGGCCACCGTCGGCGAGGGCGGCGGCCAGGTGTCCACGTGGCTGGGCCGCTGGTCCCCCGCACCGGGGCGGAAGTGGCAGGAGTCCGTGTCCGACGTCGGCACCCAGGCCGCCGAGTCCGCGGCCCGGCGACGGCGGCGCTCCCAGGGCCGCTTCACCCGGAACTTCGTGGTGCAGGGCACCGCGGCCGAGTGGGCGCTGTGCTGGATGGGCGAGATCCGCCGTCGACTGCGGTCGGCCGGCATGCGCACGGAACTCGTGTTCTTCGTCCACGACGAGGTCGTCCTACACGGGCCGACCACGGAGGCCGAGGCCGTGCGGACGGTCGTGGCGGAGTCCGCGAGCGCCGCCGGTCGCCTGCTGTTCGGTCCCGCCCCCGTGGACTTCCCTCTCACCGTCTCCAGCGTGGGGTCGTACGCGGACGCGAAGTGAGGGGCAGCAGCGCGTCGGTCGCGCTCATGGCCTCCGTGCGCCGCACCGGGCCGAGGACCCTGGGACCTGGCACGATGCGGGACGAGGGCCGATCCTGGAGAGCGCCCGAGATACCCCCCGAGGAGGAGGCCGCATGCCCGTCGCCCCGCGTCCGTCCGACGGCGCCGCGTCCTCGGCCTTCACCCCGCACCAGCAGCGCATCCTCGCGGTGCTCCTCATCCCGATCTTCATGTCCCTGCTGGCCGTGTCCAGCATCAACGTGGCCCTGCCCGCCCTGCAGCGGGGCCTGGACGCCAGCGACACGGAGCTGCAGTGGGCCATCTCCGGCTACACCCTCGTGTTCGGCATGGTGCTCGTGCCGGCGGGCCGGGCGGGTGACCTCTTCGGACGACGCCGACTGTTCATGGTGGGCCTCGGCGTGTTCGCGCTCGGTGCGCTCCTGTCCGGACTGGCGCCCACGGGCGTCCTGCTCGTGCTCGCGCGCCTGGTCATGGGCGTGGGCGCGGGCCTGCTCAACCCGCAGGTCACCGGCTTCATCCAGGGCGAGTTCTCCGGCGCCTCCCGCGCCCGGGCGTTCGGGGCGCTCGGCGCCGTCGTCGGGGTGTCCGTGGCGGTGGGGCCGCTGCTCAGCGGCGGGCTCATCGCGTGGCTCGGCGGTGACCTCGGCTGGCGCGCGACCTTCCTGGTGAACGTGCCCATCGCCCTCGGCGCCCTCGTCGTGGCCCGCCACTGGCTGCCACGCACCGCCCCCGTGCGGGCGCGGCGTCAGGACCTGGACCCGGTCGGCGTCGTCCTGCTGGCGGGCGCCCTCGTGGCCGTCATGCTCCCGTTCCTGGACCGTGGGCTCGGGCCGTGGCGGTTCGCCCTCGTGCCCGTCGGCATCGGCCTGGCCGCCCTCTGGACGCGGTGGGAGGCCCGCTACGCCCGACGGGGCCGCGCCCCGATGGTGGACCTGCGCCTGTTCCAGACCCGCAGCTTCGCGTGCGGCGCCCTGCTGATCGCCATCTACTTCACCGGCTCGACCAGCATGTTCGTGGTGATCGCCATGTTCATGCAGAACGGGTTGGGCTACCCGGCGCTGCACGCCGCCCTGATCGGCCTGCCGTCGGCGGTCATGTCGAGCGTGATGGCCACCGTGGCCGGGCGCGTGGTGCTGCGCACGGGCCGGAAGATCGTCGTCCTCGGCATCACGCTGGCACTGCTCGCCGTCGTCGGCTCCATCGGGGTGGCGTGGGCCAACCGGGAGTTCGGACTGAGCCCGTGGTGGCTGCTGCTCACCCTCGCCATCCTGGGTGCCGGGCAGGGGCTGGTGGTCTCCCCCAACCAGACCCTCAGCCTGGCCGAGGTCCCCCCGCGGCACTCCGGCACGGCCGGCGGCGTCCTGCAGACCGGCCAGCGCGTCGGCACGGCCGTCGGCACCGCCGTGATCGTGGGGGTGTTCCTGGGCGTCGCCTCCAGTGCCGACTGGGACGGGGCGTTCATGGCCGCCTTCGCGCTGGTGGCCGGGTGCATGGCCCTCGCGCTCCTCGTCGCACTCGCGGACCTGCGCGGACCACGGACGGCGGCCCCCCGTGGCTGAGCCCCGCCCCGGCGACGTGCGCGTCACCCCCGGCCCCGGCGCACCCCGCGGGCTGGTCATCCCCGAGGGCGAACTCGTCGAGCGCTTCTCCCACGCCTCCGGCCCGGGCGGTCAGGGCGTGAACACGGCGGACTCGCGGGTCCAGCTCAGCCTGGACCTGGCGGCCACCTCCGCCCTCGACGACGTCCAGCGCGCCCGGGTCCTCGCGCGGCTGGCGCCCCGGCTGGCCGGCACGGTGCTCACCGTCAGCGTGGCGGAGCACCGGGCCCAGCGGCGCAACCGGGTGGCCGCCCGCGAGCGGCTCGCGGCGCTGCTGCGCGAGGCCCTCGCCCCGCCGACGCCGCGGCGGGCCACGACGCCGACCCGCGGCTCCCGGCGGCGCCGTCTGGAGGCCAAAAGCCGTCGCTCCGAGGTGAAGCGCACGCGCCGCCGCCCGGGCCTCGACTGAGGCCGCCCGCAGGCGGCGGCTCAGTCCCGCGCGGTCACCCCACCGCCGGCGGCCGAGCGGTGACCCCAGGCGTCGCCACGCCGGGCGAGGTAGTCCTCTTCGGGCCAGCTGCTCACCCCGGACACGCGCATCCTCACCACCCGGCCGTCGTCGCCGAGGTCGAACGGGATGCGCTCCCCCGACGCGCCGAAGCCGTCCTCGTCCTCGGGCAGGAACGTGGTGGCGTCGAGCGCTCGCAGCTCGTGCATCCTGTCGCGGGGGCCGGGCGTGCCGGGGTCGATCAGCACGAGGCGCTCACCTGCGCGAACCACGTCGGTCTCGCCCCACAGGGAGACGTAGCGGCCGGTCAGCCGGTCGAGGTCGTCGGTCGTGACATCGGCGGGCAGCGCCTGCCCGTCGGCGGCGTCCTGGGCGAGCAGGTCGATGAGCTCGACGAGGCCCACCGCGAGCGCGTCCGCCGGACCGTCCACGGCGTTGGTGAGCACGCTGACGGTCAGACCGGTGGCCGGGTCCACCAGGGTCCGGGTGATCTGCCCGGGGAAGCCGCCGGAGTGGCCCACGAGCCGTCGTCCGTCCACGCTGATCCCGATCAGGCCGAGCCCGTAGGTGCCGGTCCCGGTACCCCGCGGGAAGGCGGCCTCGGCCCGGTGCATCAGGCGCAGCGCGTGCTCGTCCAGCAGCTCGCGCCGATCCAGTGCGAGAGCGGAGAAGAAGCGGCTGAGCTCCTCCGCCGTGGAGACGAAGCCGGTGGCCGCGGCCAGCGCACCGGTGGCGGTCGGTGCCACGGTCACCCGACGCCCGCGGCCGTGGGCCCGGGTGTGGCCGACGACGGCCCGGTCCGCCGCGTCGTCGTCAATCTCGGGGCGGGTGTCGGTGAGACCGAGCGGGACGAGGATGTCCTCCGTGACGTGCTCGGCGTAGCCGCGGCCCGTGACAGCCTCGATGATCGCCCCGAGCAGGCCGTACCCGATGTTCGAGTACTTGAAGCGCTCCTGCGGGGCGTAGGTGGCGCCGTGGTCGCGGACGATCGCGCGCAGGGCGGCGGCGTCCGGGAAGGCGCCGTCGAGCTGCCAGTGGTCCGCGTCCACCCCGTCGCGGATCGCGCCGGAGGTGTGCGAGAGCAGCTCGCGGACGGTGACCCGGGCCAGCGGGGTGTCGGCGCAGTCCGGCAGGCGCTCGGCCACGGTGTCGTCGAGGCGCAGGCGGCCGGCGGCGACGAGGCGCAGCACCGCGACGGCCGTGAAGGTCTTGGAATGGCTGGCCACGCGGAACAGGTGGCCGGTGGTGAGCTCCACCCGGGTGGACTCGTCGGCCACGCCGAACGCCGCCGAGAGTACGAGCTCGTCGCCGAGCCGCACGGCCACCTGGGCGCCGGGCACGTGCCGCGTCTCCACCTGGGTGGCCAGCCACCGGGACAGGTACGGGGCCGCCTCCCGGAGGCGCGCGAGGGACGGGGCGGACGGCGGGGCGGGCGTGGCGTGGGTCACGAGAGGCCACTGTACGACGCCGGCCCGCCGCCCATGGGCGCGCCCGGGGCGCGCGCCTAGGGTGAGGGCCATGGAGCTGCACGACGACGTCGCCCCGTACGCCTTCCTCCTCGGCACGTGGACCGGCCCGGGCCGCGGCCACTACCCGACGATCGAGCCGTTCACGTACACCGAGACGCTCACGTTCGCCGCGCTCCCGGGCAAGCCGTTCCTGCGCCTGGAGCAGCGCACCGCCTCCCCCGAGGGCCGGCCGATGCACACCGAAGTGGGCTTCCTCCGGTTCCCGGGGGCGCACGGCGTCGAGCTCGTCCTCGCCCAGCCGACCGGCCAGACGGAGCTGCTCGAGGGCGAGTCGTCCGCGGACCGGCGGACGCTGACCCTGGCCAGCACGTCCGTGGCCCGCACCGCCACGGCCAAGCGCGTCGACGCCACCGAGCGCGTCTACACCCTCGACGAGGCCGGCACGCGGCTGCGCACGCTGTTCCGCATGGCCGCCGTCGGCGAGGACATGACGGACCACCTGCACAGCGACCTGATCAAGGAGGAGCGATGAGCGAGAAGAAGAAGGACCAGGACTTCAAGGTCGGAGACCACGTCGGCTGGAACTCGGAGGCCGGGCAGGTCTCCGGGGTCATCACGAAGAAGCACACGAAGGACGTCGAGTACAAGGGCCACATGCGCCGGTGCTCCCCCGAGGATCCGCAGTACGAGATCAAGTCGGACAAGACGGACCACGTCGCGATGCACAAGGGCAGCGCGCTGCACCGCATCGACTGACGCGCCGCTCGCGCGCAGAGCGCGCACCGCGTGGGACGCCCGGGCTCAGGCGCGGGCGTTCTGCGATTCCGGGTCCAGGGGCGCGTGGGCGGGGTTGGACAGGGAGAGCACGACGGCGGCCACGCGCGGGTGCTCGAGGAGGGCGTCCTCCACGCGCTGGAGCAGGACCGCGGCCTCGCTCTCCCGCTCGTCCCCGGCCAGGTCCACGGCCCCGACGACGAAGAGCTTCTCCGGGCCGACGTACTCGAGGTGCAGGTAGCTCACGGAGAGCACCTCGGGCCGCTCCAGCAGCCAGCGCAGCACCCGGGTCCGGACCGCCGGGTCGGCGACCTCGCCGACGAGGAACGCCATGTTCCGCGAGAGCAGGAAGATCGCGACGACCCCGAGCAGCACTCCCACGAGGATCGAGCCGGCGGCGTCCCACCGGGGGTCCCCGGTGAGCTGGTGCAGGGCGAGGGCGGCCGCCGCGATGACCAGGCCGATCAGGGCCGAGGCGTCCTCCACCCACACGGCGCGCAGGGTGGGGTCCGAGGTCTGGCGCAGGAACGTGGCATCGCTGATGTGCCGCCGCTCCGCGTCGCGGCGGACGCGCCGGTGCGCGTTCAGGAACGAGATGCCCTCGAGCACGAACGCGACGGCGAGCACGATGTACGCGATCGTGTACTCCGCCTCCTCCTCAGGGGCGGACCAGGCCGTGATCCCGTGCCAGACCGAGACCGCCGAGCCCACCGCGAACAGGCCGAAGGCCGCGACCATCGACCACACGTAGGCCGCCCGCCCGTAGCCCAGCGGGTGCCGCGCGTCGGGGACTCGGCCGGCCCGACGCTCCGCCAGCAGCAGGAAGACCTCATTGCCGGCATCGGCCCAGGAGTGCGCGGCCTCCGCCACCATCGCGGCTGAGCCGGTGACCGCACCCACGATCGACTTGACGACGGCGATCACCGCGTTCACACCGAGGGCGATCAGGACGGTCAGCAGGCTCTCGCCGCCGGTCTCGGCGGCGGGCGAGGCGGAGTGAGCGGGCGGGGTGCGGGTCATCCTTCGAGTCTGCCCCTGCAGGCGGGTGCCGGACCAGGCTCGCCGTGTCCGGGCCCGCCGGTCCAGGAGCGCGAGATCGGGTCCACGCGGATCGGCGTCGCCGAGCCCGTGAGGTCTCCGCGTGCGCGGCCTAGCGTGGGGCCATGACGGATTCTCCCCTGCACCTCGACCGCCCCGACGCCCCCCGCATCATCGTGCTCGGTGCGACGGGCTACGCCGGATCCCTCGTCGTGGACGCCCTCGTGGCCCAGGGTGCACGGCCCGTGCTGGCGGGCCGGAACCGGGACACGCTCCAGCAGGCGGCGAAGCGGCACGAGGGGCTGGAGGTCGCCGTCGCCGACGCCGGGGACCCCGCCTCGCTGAGGGCCCTGGTCACGGAGGGTGATGTGCTGGTCTCCACGGTCGGCCCCTTCGAACGCTACGGCCGGCCGGTCGCCCGCGCCGCCGCGGAGCGGGGCGCGCACTACGTGGACTCGACCGGTGAGGTCGGCTTCGTGAAGGACCTCAAGGCGGACCTGGACGCCACCGCCCGACGCACGGGCGCCGCCCTGCTGCCCGCCCTCGGCTTCGACTACGCGCCGGGCATGCTGGCGGGCGGGCTCGCGCTGGCGGACGCCGCCGGATGGGCACGGTCCCTGCAGATCGGCTACTTCGCCGACGGCGAGCTGGACCCGCGCGTCGACCTCAGCCACGGGACGCGCCAAACGATGGTGGACGCCCTCACCGAGCGAGCCATCACTTGGCGCGGCGGGCGACTGGCGACGACGGGCCTGGCCAGCCGATCGGCGGTCTTCCGGGTCGACGGGCAGGACCGCCGCGGCGTGCTGTTCGGCGGCACGGAGTCCCTGTTCCTGCCGCGGATGCAGCCCGGCCTGGACGAGGTCGAGGTCTTCAACGGCTGGTTCCCGGCCCGGCCCACGCAGATCGGCGCCGCCGCCCTCG is from Micrococcus luteus NCTC 2665 and encodes:
- a CDS encoding dicarboxylate/amino acid:cation symporter translates to MSRSHSDALDASGTDSGGAVAAPRRRVGLLPRILVAIVAGVLVGLVAPTWLVQAFATFNGLFSNFLGFIVPVLILALVAPAIGDIGRGAGKLLALTGGIAYGSTLLGGFGALLVCLLVFPLILTPGSFEAMANPEDALLGPLFEVQMDPPFGVMTALLLAFVLGIGLTMLPRGALHESFDQLRSIIERVVMGLIVPLLPVYIFGVFLNMTAAGEVFKVITTFLGVILLVFGLTVVLLLVQYVVAGAIAGRNPFTALKTMLPAYATALGTSSSAATIPVTLRQTLLLGVRRPIASFVIPLCATIHLAGSTVKIVSFSIAVLFLSGQSIDVPVFVGFIFMLGVTMVAAPGVPGGAIVAASGLLSSMLGFTEPQVALMVATYIAIDSFGTATNVTGDAAIAMIVDKIAGDRLIEDSEDEGLERRDDEEAATGADAG
- a CDS encoding sugar porter family MFS transporter, with the translated sequence MTATRSGGAATSRLNAKVVGISVAAALGGFLFGFDTSVINGAVDALAGEFGLGAGLTGFAVSSALIGCALGAWFAGPIANRRGRVPVMVIAAILFLVSAIGSGLAFGVVDLIFWRMVGGLGVGAASVIAPAYIAEVSPAHVRGRLGSLQQLAIVLGIFAALLTDALFATMAGGAAQPFWLGVDAWRWMFMAEAVPAVLYGLFALKLPESPRYLVARGRTDEAAEVLHEFTGVDRVNLMIEDIRRSLDSEHRESLADLRGPAAGLQPIVWIGILLSVFQQAVGINVIFYYSTTLWRSVGFGESDALTVTVITSVTNIAVTFIAIALVDRVGRRPMLIAGSAGMAVSLGLMALAFSFAETGGAESVSLPQPWSTVALVAANAFVVFFGATWGPLVWVLLGEMFPNRIRAGALAVAAAAQWAANFTVSTTFPWLADIGLTLAYGLYAVMAALSLAFVAAFVPETKGKTLEEMSDVVVRSPGQRRAVRAEAERDLRG
- a CDS encoding bifunctional 3'-5' exonuclease/DNA polymerase — translated: MFVVLGPAPASVGSPGTWWAVDGDAATPLGSCPAGSVAGLVAGLPARLGVDPGTVRWVLADVGTEYTAWLAAGVRVDRCWDLALVQRILRHAATAPGSGVRYTPVAQLEVADPTEPERPARVPAGQESFFDLPDEAGATPDVTVLAAELAAQRAAVEGSAHPHRLRLLAAAESQGALVAAEIRAAGLPWDRGVHEALLAEQLGPRPAPGERPARLQALAERIADVLGSPGLSPDSQPSLLRALQTAGVAVESTRQWDLKHWIDAGGAEREARAALLAPLLEYKALARLWTANGWHWLDQWIGDDGRFHAAYLVGGVVTGRWAAHGGGAMQVPAGVRDAVRADPGWTLTVADASQVEPRILAAMAADEVLARAGTTPDLYREVAEQGRAAGTALADRGRAKIALLGAMYGSTTGDSAALMPHLRRLYPRAIGLLERAATVGEGGGQVSTWLGRWSPAPGRKWQESVSDVGTQAAESAARRRRRSQGRFTRNFVVQGTAAEWALCWMGEIRRRLRSAGMRTELVFFVHDEVVLHGPTTEAEAVRTVVAESASAAGRLLFGPAPVDFPLTVSSVGSYADAK
- a CDS encoding MFS transporter; translation: MPVAPRPSDGAASSAFTPHQQRILAVLLIPIFMSLLAVSSINVALPALQRGLDASDTELQWAISGYTLVFGMVLVPAGRAGDLFGRRRLFMVGLGVFALGALLSGLAPTGVLLVLARLVMGVGAGLLNPQVTGFIQGEFSGASRARAFGALGAVVGVSVAVGPLLSGGLIAWLGGDLGWRATFLVNVPIALGALVVARHWLPRTAPVRARRQDLDPVGVVLLAGALVAVMLPFLDRGLGPWRFALVPVGIGLAALWTRWEARYARRGRAPMVDLRLFQTRSFACGALLIAIYFTGSTSMFVVIAMFMQNGLGYPALHAALIGLPSAVMSSVMATVAGRVVLRTGRKIVVLGITLALLAVVGSIGVAWANREFGLSPWWLLLTLAILGAGQGLVVSPNQTLSLAEVPPRHSGTAGGVLQTGQRVGTAVGTAVIVGVFLGVASSADWDGAFMAAFALVAGCMALALLVALADLRGPRTAAPRG
- the arfB gene encoding alternative ribosome rescue aminoacyl-tRNA hydrolase ArfB, with the protein product MAEPRPGDVRVTPGPGAPRGLVIPEGELVERFSHASGPGGQGVNTADSRVQLSLDLAATSALDDVQRARVLARLAPRLAGTVLTVSVAEHRAQRRNRVAARERLAALLREALAPPTPRRATTPTRGSRRRRLEAKSRRSEVKRTRRRPGLD
- a CDS encoding serine hydrolase, with product MTHATPAPPSAPSLARLREAAPYLSRWLATQVETRHVPGAQVAVRLGDELVLSAAFGVADESTRVELTTGHLFRVASHSKTFTAVAVLRLVAAGRLRLDDTVAERLPDCADTPLARVTVRELLSHTSGAIRDGVDADHWQLDGAFPDAAALRAIVRDHGATYAPQERFKYSNIGYGLLGAIIEAVTGRGYAEHVTEDILVPLGLTDTRPEIDDDAADRAVVGHTRAHGRGRRVTVAPTATGALAAATGFVSTAEELSRFFSALALDRRELLDEHALRLMHRAEAAFPRGTGTGTYGLGLIGISVDGRRLVGHSGGFPGQITRTLVDPATGLTVSVLTNAVDGPADALAVGLVELIDLLAQDAADGQALPADVTTDDLDRLTGRYVSLWGETDVVRAGERLVLIDPGTPGPRDRMHELRALDATTFLPEDEDGFGASGERIPFDLGDDGRVVRMRVSGVSSWPEEDYLARRGDAWGHRSAAGGGVTARD
- a CDS encoding FABP family protein; translation: MELHDDVAPYAFLLGTWTGPGRGHYPTIEPFTYTETLTFAALPGKPFLRLEQRTASPEGRPMHTEVGFLRFPGAHGVELVLAQPTGQTELLEGESSADRRTLTLASTSVARTATAKRVDATERVYTLDEAGTRLRTLFRMAAVGEDMTDHLHSDLIKEER
- a CDS encoding DUF2945 domain-containing protein translates to MSEKKKDQDFKVGDHVGWNSEAGQVSGVITKKHTKDVEYKGHMRRCSPEDPQYEIKSDKTDHVAMHKGSALHRID
- a CDS encoding cation diffusion facilitator family transporter, whose translation is MTRTPPAHSASPAAETGGESLLTVLIALGVNAVIAVVKSIVGAVTGSAAMVAEAAHSWADAGNEVFLLLAERRAGRVPDARHPLGYGRAAYVWSMVAAFGLFAVGSAVSVWHGITAWSAPEEEAEYTIAYIVLAVAFVLEGISFLNAHRRVRRDAERRHISDATFLRQTSDPTLRAVWVEDASALIGLVIAAAALALHQLTGDPRWDAAGSILVGVLLGVVAIFLLSRNMAFLVGEVADPAVRTRVLRWLLERPEVLSVSYLHLEYVGPEKLFVVGAVDLAGDERESEAAVLLQRVEDALLEHPRVAAVVLSLSNPAHAPLDPESQNARA
- a CDS encoding saccharopine dehydrogenase family protein, whose product is MTDSPLHLDRPDAPRIIVLGATGYAGSLVVDALVAQGARPVLAGRNRDTLQQAAKRHEGLEVAVADAGDPASLRALVTEGDVLVSTVGPFERYGRPVARAAAERGAHYVDSTGEVGFVKDLKADLDATARRTGAALLPALGFDYAPGMLAGGLALADAAGWARSLQIGYFADGELDPRVDLSHGTRQTMVDALTERAITWRGGRLATTGLASRSAVFRVDGQDRRGVLFGGTESLFLPRMQPGLDEVEVFNGWFPARPTQIGAAALGAVGWLPGVARGVQALLRPLAGDPGGPDAADRARTGSRVGAIARDAAGRVVADVHLSGPNAYTLTGDLMAWGARQLAAGRAREAGVVSPIQAFGLEDFETACAAAGLVRA